A window from Planctomicrobium piriforme encodes these proteins:
- a CDS encoding ABC transporter ATP-binding protein, protein MSFVQIDNLHVHYGNTRAVRGVTFDIPRGEVFGFIGPNGAGKSTTIKVLATLIAPNRGKVTIGGINVPENPMQIRRMIGYMPDFFGAYEDLSAAEYLHFYAAAYQVPRRQRDQTIADVLKLVDLQEKFSAPVDSLSRGMKQRLSLARVLLHDPDLLLLDEPASGLDPRARIEIRELLKALKEMGKTIVISSHILHELAQFCTRIGIIEAGKMVTEGSLQDIYRNLGLLQMVHVQVLNLTDDLVKQIELIRGLASVERQTDRLAIRLRAEELEAEDLLDAMYRLGCRIRMFQPEAMDMETAFMKLTEGKTA, encoded by the coding sequence ATGAGCTTTGTTCAAATCGACAATCTGCATGTTCACTATGGAAACACCCGAGCCGTGCGAGGGGTCACCTTCGATATCCCTCGTGGAGAGGTCTTCGGGTTCATTGGCCCCAATGGAGCCGGAAAGTCCACGACGATCAAAGTCCTCGCGACTTTGATCGCACCCAATCGAGGCAAGGTGACGATCGGGGGCATCAATGTGCCTGAAAACCCGATGCAGATCCGTCGGATGATCGGATACATGCCCGACTTTTTTGGAGCCTATGAAGACCTTTCGGCAGCGGAGTATTTGCATTTTTATGCGGCCGCTTACCAGGTTCCGCGCCGTCAGCGGGACCAGACGATTGCCGATGTCCTCAAGCTCGTCGATCTGCAGGAGAAGTTTTCTGCTCCAGTCGACTCACTGTCCCGCGGCATGAAGCAGCGACTGTCTCTGGCACGAGTTCTTCTCCACGATCCCGATCTCCTGCTGCTGGATGAACCGGCCAGCGGTCTCGATCCGCGTGCGCGGATCGAGATTCGGGAGTTACTCAAAGCTTTGAAAGAGATGGGAAAAACGATCGTCATCTCCAGTCACATTCTGCATGAACTCGCACAGTTTTGTACCCGAATTGGCATCATCGAAGCTGGAAAAATGGTGACCGAAGGGTCCCTGCAGGACATTTACCGCAATCTGGGCCTGCTGCAGATGGTGCACGTGCAGGTTTTGAATCTCACAGATGACCTGGTGAAACAAATCGAATTGATTCGCGGCCTGGCCAGCGTTGAACGTCAAACTGATCGGCTCGCGATTCGTCTGCGGGCCGAAGAACTGGAAGCCGAAGACCTGCTCGACGCCATGTATCGACTTGGATGCCGTATTCGCATGTTTCAACCTGAAGCGATGGACATGGAAACCGCCTTCATGAAGCTGACAGAAGGCAAAACCGCGTGA
- a CDS encoding AAA family ATPase: MTESQSALATAAAEEVVQDQVRRLTEEVLNSMKSAFVGKDEIIDVLGVCLIAGENMFLMGPPGTAKSALVHELAARLHGRSFDYLLTRFTEPNELFGPFDIRRLRDGELVTNKEGMLPEADLVFLDELLNANSAVLNSLLMVLNERVFRRGRETIQLPMLIAIGASNHLPEDETLQALFDRFLLRVPCRNVAQEQLQDVLMAGWSLDAKKRRPQQEHSRISVEDIRALQGLAGEVDLAGVRRPYVELIQRLRHAGAPISDRRAVKLQRLMAASALICGRTAAVPSDLWVLRYTWDSEEQQEILSSLVQDAIQRCGVSEQSHPRVNSNSAPDPEAIARDLERIEARLTEGVRDSDKAYARDQLGVLAGRCEWISSTQSREFLTGRVRKLLEQLRDAL; encoded by the coding sequence ATGACAGAATCTCAATCAGCCCTCGCAACTGCCGCAGCGGAAGAAGTTGTTCAGGACCAGGTGCGTCGGCTGACCGAAGAGGTCTTGAATTCGATGAAATCGGCCTTCGTCGGCAAGGACGAAATCATCGATGTTCTCGGCGTCTGCCTGATCGCCGGTGAAAACATGTTTCTCATGGGACCGCCGGGGACTGCAAAAAGCGCTCTCGTCCATGAACTCGCAGCGCGTCTCCACGGACGCTCGTTCGACTACCTGCTGACCCGTTTTACCGAACCGAACGAATTGTTCGGTCCATTCGATATTCGGCGACTCCGCGACGGAGAACTGGTCACGAACAAAGAGGGGATGCTGCCGGAAGCGGATCTCGTCTTTCTCGACGAATTGCTCAACGCCAACAGCGCTGTACTGAACAGCCTGCTGATGGTGCTGAACGAACGGGTCTTCCGACGAGGCCGGGAAACGATTCAACTCCCGATGCTGATTGCCATCGGCGCCAGCAATCATCTACCTGAAGACGAAACACTCCAGGCATTGTTCGATCGGTTCCTGCTGCGCGTCCCTTGCCGCAATGTCGCGCAGGAGCAACTGCAGGATGTGCTGATGGCCGGCTGGTCGCTGGACGCAAAGAAGCGGCGACCACAACAAGAGCATTCGCGAATCAGCGTGGAAGACATTCGGGCTCTGCAGGGATTGGCAGGCGAGGTCGATCTCGCGGGCGTCCGCCGCCCTTATGTCGAACTGATCCAGCGACTGCGTCATGCTGGTGCTCCCATTTCAGATCGACGGGCGGTCAAACTGCAGCGGCTGATGGCCGCGAGCGCACTCATCTGCGGGCGGACCGCTGCCGTCCCTTCGGATTTGTGGGTGTTGCGGTACACCTGGGATTCGGAAGAACAACAGGAAATCCTATCCTCATTGGTGCAGGACGCCATTCAGCGCTGCGGAGTGAGCGAGCAATCCCATCCCCGAGTGAACTCGAATTCCGCTCCTGACCCGGAAGCGATTGCCCGTGATCTGGAACGTATCGAAGCCCGGTTGACGGAAGGAGTCCGCGATTCCGATAAGGCTTATGCCCGCGATCAGCTCGGCGTACTGGCAGGCCGTTGCGAATGGATCTCGTCGACGCAGTCGCGGGAATTCCTGACAGGCCGAGTTCGCAAATTGCTCGAACAACTCAGGGATGCACTATGA